A part of Clostridia bacterium genomic DNA contains:
- a CDS encoding endospore germination permease, translating into MIREKIGPVQAGLLAFNRVFGTAILFLPDFVVASARQDAWISGLLATAGGAGFAWFYCTLALRFPGRNLIEILRLTFGRWLGDALGWIFVSWWILTIAVIIRKFVEFQLLAALRFTPIVVVDASFLLVAWYAVRAGLEVIARLETMIFPLSALATLGIAVLIAQQLDLSYLTPILEYGWLPVFQGAMYHLAWMGEATMALVLWMPYNSDPVRARRWIAGGTAFAGLSTTLLTALPVALFGPEFTKQLVIPVYSVVQAINVSDFLTNADPVFVVFWSLENFTRVAQGYLAANLLLTALLGLRSYRPTSSALGAFLCAFSIWAWSNVSEVLTFLSNVWVPMTLVFAGSGLPLLTWVLAVMRGLRPRPKNEETVTEAAEGYPLFRG; encoded by the coding sequence TTGATCCGCGAAAAGATCGGACCTGTGCAGGCCGGGCTTCTGGCGTTCAACCGGGTGTTCGGCACCGCCATCCTCTTCCTGCCGGACTTCGTGGTGGCGAGCGCTCGCCAGGACGCGTGGATCTCCGGGTTGCTGGCGACGGCCGGCGGAGCGGGTTTCGCGTGGTTCTACTGCACGCTGGCCCTGCGGTTTCCGGGACGCAACCTGATCGAGATCCTGCGCCTGACGTTCGGTCGCTGGCTTGGCGACGCGCTGGGCTGGATCTTTGTTTCCTGGTGGATCCTGACCATCGCGGTGATCATCCGCAAGTTCGTGGAGTTCCAGCTTCTTGCGGCCCTGCGCTTCACGCCGATCGTGGTGGTCGACGCGAGCTTCCTCCTCGTCGCCTGGTACGCCGTGCGTGCCGGGTTGGAAGTCATCGCGCGCCTCGAGACGATGATCTTTCCCCTGTCGGCGCTCGCCACGCTCGGGATCGCGGTCCTCATCGCGCAGCAGCTCGATCTCAGCTACCTCACGCCCATCCTGGAGTATGGCTGGCTGCCGGTCTTTCAGGGGGCGATGTACCACCTTGCGTGGATGGGCGAGGCCACCATGGCGCTTGTCCTTTGGATGCCGTACAACAGCGATCCGGTCCGCGCGCGCCGGTGGATCGCCGGCGGCACGGCCTTCGCGGGCCTGTCGACGACGCTCCTGACCGCGTTGCCCGTCGCGCTGTTCGGCCCCGAATTCACGAAACAGCTGGTCATCCCTGTCTATTCGGTGGTGCAGGCGATCAATGTCAGCGATTTCCTCACCAACGCGGACCCGGTCTTCGTCGTGTTCTGGTCGTTGGAGAACTTCACCCGGGTCGCCCAGGGATACCTGGCCGCCAACCTGTTGCTCACTGCCCTCCTGGGGCTTCGCTCCTACCGTCCGACTTCGTCCGCCCTTGGGGCCTTCCTGTGCGCCTTCAGCATCTGGGCATGGAGCAACGTGAGCGAGGTCCTGACCTTCCTCAGCAACGTGTGGGTCCCGATGACCTTAGTCTTCGCGGGCAGTGGCCTGCCGCTGCTCACCTGGGTGCTCGCCGTGATGCGAGGCCTGCGCCCCCGGCCGAAGAACGAGGAGACGGTGACCGAGGCGGCCGAGGGTTACCCCTTGTTCCGCGGCTGA